AAGAAACAAAACAGAGGCAGTAGCCTCAAAATGAAGTGTCTAGCAAGACATTTTCtaatgtacaaaaacatttttaatgttcAGGAAGACAAGATACTAAGACAGAAATTCAAAGGCACCTGAAATCTAtttgaaataagtaaaaaagaaaaaaaaaaggtaatcccTCTGACATGATTTGGGAATTCACCTTTTCATAGTTGAACTGAACCAAATAGATGCTTAAATGCCAGATTAAGTGTAGGATTTTAGATTTTCTAGAAGTCTTTAAATAGTACATACCTTAAGCCTGTTCCGGGGTGCAACTCTCTGTAGAAACAAAGACATATGTGAATAGATTTGCCAAAATCACTTCCTACCATGGAATTCAAATAATTATACAAAGTTTCCTAAGAAGTTAGTGTATAATACCTTCTAAGACAAGGGAATAACAAGAAAacaggggaaaggaggagattaAAGTTTAGGGGATAAAGGAACAGGACATAGGAAAGGGGAATCAATTCCATTCTTATTACCAGCTTGTATGGGAATAttgattttttcttcattaaatccTTTAGCGCTCACAAACTTCTTGTAGTCCTCAAAGGCTTTGGGGTTCTCTTCTGTGCTTGGACCTGCAAAAAGAGTTAAGAATGAATAGCTGTATGTTCTAATTCAATCCTTCCTTGTTCCTTGGGTTTAGCTTCTTAATTGCCTACataaagagagatgagagaattAAGAGTGGTTGAGCCATTCAGCCCTCTTATCCTCTCCCAACAAATGCCCTTCTCCCCCACATTAATCATTCCCGAATCCTACCTCTCCACAGAAAAATTCATCTAAAATCTTTTAACTATGCACCAAAACAAAATAGTCCTAATGCCCCCAAATCCCCATAAGGgtgatagaaaaaagaagtaaagtatAAAGAAACACTGTTTTCTTCCTCTTGCTGCTTTGTTCAAAGCAAGATTTTGTTCATTAAAGATCAGTTTAGTCGATATCAATAGCCTGGGAATGTATTTGGTAAGCAATTCCTGTGTTGCCATCAAACTTAAATATAGCAAAAATTTTGAGGGTTCCATGGATCCATTGGCAATTTTAATGGGCTTTAGCTTGTATCTAAATGGATCCCTTCCTGACACTTGTAGAGATGCAAAATCTGGGAATGCCTAAAAAGTAGGAAGAATCCAGATGAGCAGTTTCTAACAGCTGCTCCACATCTTAGCACACTTCTCTTGAAGGGATTTACAGAATTTCATGTTACTTACCCACAAGTTTGGCTATTTTTGCCCATTTTCCATGTAATTCGCCTTCACAGAAAATAATCCAGTGATTCCTCACAGATGTTTCTTCTACAAGGACTTGGCGCTTGCCTTCTGGGGAGACTGAGAGAGATATACCTTTAGCGACCTTAAGCCTTAAGGTCTCTAAGGACCTCACTCATACCTTGTAAGTAGCAGCAtccaaaaaaatcatgaaaaagactTGGGTGATCCCTTGACAGGACAACTTCCCCTTGGATCTGATATGGAGCCTTTTTAATACACTTatcatgtaatattatatattaaagaaTTCCGGACTAAAGCATTAAAAATTTCAaggcaaggggcagctaggtggcacaatggatagagcaccagccctgaagtcaggaggacctgagttcaaatctggtctcagacacttaacacttcctagttgtgtgaccctgggtaagtcacttaaccccaattgctttagggaaaaaaataataatttcaaggcactttaacaaaaagtttaatacataatttaatagatatagaaactgaggccaagaaaataattaatttttcctatttGAGAAGTATAGTATGCTGTAATgaacagaaaaacaaatttggaGTTGGTTGGTCTTGAGTTCAAGTCTCCCTTCTGACATATACTAACAAAAttactctgagcaaatcatttaaattcccaATACCCTCAAACAATATAACATGCAGAACAGATAATGATCTGTCTTGATAGAAAGAGCTTCCCTACTGGAAGTTCCTGATACTAATGAAATAATTAGTCAGTTTCaaagttacaaagaaaacaacaataaatggATGTCTGTGTCTGTGCCTTTTGCAAGAATCACATTGAAAGTGAATTTTGTCCCTTTCTCAATGAATAGCACAATGCTATAAACACTAgaattgattaataaatgcttgttgataagGGCAGCACTAGCATGATGTCAATGTCTTTGATTCAGGCTCAATTCTTCCcaatatataaatggaaaaatccattttaaaaaatagagatgtagggcagctaggcagtgcagtggatagagcaccgacCCTAAAATCgagagtatctgagttcaaatctggtctcagacacttaacacttactagttgtgtgaccctgggcaagtcacttacccccaattgcctcagaggaaaaaaaggatgcAAATCATTTAGTTTTTGCATATGTCCCTTTTTTACTGGCCTATAATTCCCCAAAGGCAAAAAATAACTGCTGCAATGCCCCATCTGAGTATCTTTTCCCCTTGCCTACAATAAACATTCAGAAGAGTCATCACATTAAAGTGTTAATGAACCCTATTGTGCTACACAGTCCTAGATGACTTATGAATCCTGAAAATAGTATTCAAGACAATACTTTTACCTAAGGAAGTAtctaatgggaggaaaaaaattttaaaagtgttctTGTGATTTCCCAAAGCAAATCAGGAGAGCAGCTCTCTAATCTGAGTTTGCTATCTGGGCCTCTCACACCCAAggttttattcagtcatttcttcaGACAGACAAACCTCCTCATCAACCCAGTAGAtgctacagggaaaaaaaaacatgcaaattcAACAGATATTGTCAAGACAACACAACTATTTGACTCTAAGACTAGAGGACAGTTTCAAGTTCTAATCTTTGCCTGGGTCTGATAGACTATCTCTATGGAGGTCAGACTTCCTGTAGTGGGATTCCTTTAATATGGCATGTTTGATTCACTTACCCACAGAAAATAGCCTAGGATTGTTTGTTTTCTCTAATATCAGCTTGATCTCTTTGCACTGGCCATGCTTTCTGAAAAACAGAACAGACATGAATGGTTTtgctggaaaaagaggaagagaaatttatATGTCATCAAAATTATGAAAGATGATTTGATTCCTTCACTCCTGACCTAATTTTCAATGTGGCGAACATAGGAAAATATCCAGAAGTAGATTAGCATGACAGCCTGtgatctgattattcttatttataatcTGAATATTCAATATTCTCTGAGTTAATCtatagaactagagatcatgGAACAGCACGATCTTTAAGAAATCCCAATCCAAGTGAcccaaagaaaatgaagagagattCATGATATGAGTTACTTGTAATATATAATGTCATGAACTACATTCCTCAcaggagaattaaaaaaatttaaaggatgcCTGAGATCATTAAGGGACTAGCAATTAAACAGTAGATAAGAAAATCAATCAGGaagtacattgtacacagtatacCCATTGCTGGGAAAGTAAGCCTAAACTTCATagacatatatgtttgtatatgtgtgtgtgtgtgtgtgtgtatatatatatatatatatatatacagatatatgtatgtgaacaTATAAACTCTAACTCCATCCTTAACCTAAACCTTCTGAGCCTCTAAACCTAACTATTACTcagtataatatattatgtatggtCAGATTAGATTAGATATTCAGAGAATATTGAATGAATAAGCCCTAACTGTGGCCCTAAAATAGGAAAGATAAAAGATGAAGCAAACTGATAGGACAATTCTGGACAGTCAACTTACTTGAAGGTAAATTTGACCTCCAGATTACCATTATCAAGATTAGTAATGGTCAAGGGTGACATGTCTTTAGGCTTCTCCTCCCTCGTAATGTCTGCTGCAATGGCCTTCACAACATATGTACCCTAGAGGAAATTGTAATATGCAGTTAGAACTTGAAAAAAGAATGAGGGAGTAATAGGACCAGATTCCTTAACAAACATTTCCATCTCTGAACAGAATACTGGTTGTGAAACAAAAATCATGCATGAACCAGTTACCCAGAGACCACCATGGACCATGGACATACAAGAAGTTCAGTTTTGTAGGAAAaactcattaaattaaaaatggattGGCCTTGAATACCCAAACCTATCGAGCTGACCCAGTTTTGACATGGCCTTAATTGAAGCAGATATTTGGCACTGAGCCCCAAAACTGAACTGAATCTTTGAAGAAACCCAACTCCACTCGGGAACATGATTTGGTCTGAAAGTCCATTAGCAAGGATAAAATTAACTGAATCATAGCTCCCATTTTCAGTTCATTCTGGGTATAAATCTACTTCCTGCACTGACTTTCCCTCATAGACTCGATCCAAGATTTTCTAATGGCATCTATAGCACCAAAATTGTAGTACATTACAGGATCAGAATGTTACAGAGTTTAAAACTCAAGTTAAAAACAGCTCAGTGGGGCTTTAGTTTTGAAATGATGGCCTTTTACTAGAATACATCCTTCCTTCTAATCCACAGAATCTCCCAGTGAAGTCTTACCCCAAATCTTTCAGTAGGTAATGTCTCCTGAGCTTGGAGAATAGAGAATAGGCTTAGTACTACGGTAAGGAAAAGGATCTTCATCTTTGCAGGTTTCCACAAGTCCTTATCTTCAGTCCCTCACTCAGTGAAGCTAGTTAGAATGCACTTCTCTCCTCACATCTGtttctctctaaatatatatccAAGATCAATGTGGCATTGAAAACTGTTATCTTTTTTGCACAATGTTCCAATAAATTCTGCAATAGGGCAATGGAGGTTAAGGGAAAGATGAAAcagcatattattattatttttggaagCCCTTATGCTTTTCTGCATTCTGAAAAACTACTCATTAAAGTCCATCCAAATAATCAATTAGATGTAATTTTTTGAGTTTCTGCATCCTCCATGAGTTCTAATAATTGATGCATTTGTTGTTAGGAAGGAGATGCTTATCAGATTAGGAAGTAGTTCTTTAAgcaacaaagcaaagcaaagattCTTTaagcaacaaagagaaaatctgtGGCTTCAATCCAACCCCACCTTGTCCTACCCCCTCATTTTTGCTGGcacattttataaagtttttcatGTGGATTGAAGACCTCCCTCTAGTTATGTCTCCATAATGTaggtttaaaaaaagacaaagcaaGTATCAGAAAATTGGGTTTGGATGCCAATTTTTATTCATTCCACTTTGAACAAGGTTCTCCTCTCAATTAGAAAGGGCTCTTAATTTCTAAAACTTTCACCACAGTCTTGTGAGGTCAACAAATTACCTATAATGATCcccatttaatagataaggaaatgtaGACACAAAAGACATAAATAGCTTAGCTGGCATCACAACGAATGAAAGAGCCAAAGTTCAGGTCTCCTAGGTTTGGCCCCATCACCCTGACAGGTTGTTTGGACTGATGTTGTTG
The DNA window shown above is from Sminthopsis crassicaudata isolate SCR6 chromosome 2, ASM4859323v1, whole genome shotgun sequence and carries:
- the LOC141557846 gene encoding late lactation protein B-like, with protein sequence MKILFLTVVLSLFSILQAQETLPTERFGGTYVVKAIAADITREEKPKDMSPLTITNLDNGNLEVKFTFKKHGQCKEIKLILEKTNNPRLFSVVSPEGKRQVLVEETSVRNHWIIFCEGELHGKWAKIAKLVGPSTEENPKAFEDYKKFVSAKGFNEEKINIPIQAESCTPEQA